The genomic DNA TAAATTATTAGAAGAAGGAGATACGAATACATTATGTTCATTAATATATCAATGCATAGGAGCTGTATTATTGGCACCTATTGTAGAAGAACTTTTGTTTAGAGGAGTTATTTTTCATAGATTGAAGAAAAGATATAGTATAGGAAAAGCTATTATTATTTCTTCTATTGCATTTGGAATTATGCATATGGAGTTGGCTATAGTAGGAGCTTTTGTAACTGGAATTTTATTGTGTTTACTTTATCTAAAAACAAAAAATATATTGATTACAATGTGCGCACATTTTATTAATAATTTTATTGCTACATTGATGCAAATTATTGGCTTTTTTATGGATTCATCATCAGAAAATGAAGTATTTACTCCAAGAGAAATAGATATTTACTTTTTTACAGGACTATTTTTATGTATAGTAGCTGGTTATTTTGTTATAAAATATGTTAAAAAGAATTGGCCTAAAAAGGTGATTATGGATGAAATATAAAAATATATAAAAGGAGATACATATGAACATTATATTTGAAGATCAACATATTATAGTTGTACAAAAGCCACCAAAGGTTCCTTCACAAAGTGATCAAACATTTGATTTAGATATGTTAAGTATGATTAAAGCATATTTAAAGGAAAAGTACCCATCTGCAAAAGATCCATATATAGGACTTGTTCATAGACTAGACCGACCTGTTGGAGGAGTGATGGTATTTGCAAAGACCAAAGAGGATAATGCAAGACTTTCTGAACAAATTAGAACCAAAAAGTTTAATAAAAAATATTATGTTGTAGTTTGTGGGAAACCAGAAAATACAAAAGGAGAATTAAGAAACTATTTGAAAAAGCTTAGAGATTTAAATATGTCAAAGGTAGTAACGGATAAGTCAAAAGCTGGTAAAGAAGCTATACTTGAGTATGAGTGGATAGATAGTGTAGATACAGATGAATATGGAACTTTAAGTCTTTTAGAGGTCGATCTAAAGACAGGCAGGCATCATCAAATTCGTGTTCAGCTCTCTCATGCCAATTTATCTATATGGGGAGACAATAAATATAATAAAACATTTGTGAAAATGAAGAAATGGACACAAATTGCTCTTTGGGCCTATAGTCTTTCTTTTTATCATCCGAAGGATCAAAAGTTTATGACATTTGAATCTAAACCAACAGAAGAATATCCTTTTGCGCTTTTTAAAATCTAGAATAGAAAAGATCAAACCTCTTAAGAAATTGTAACTTCTTAAGAGGTTTTTAGATAAAGATAAGAACAAAAGTTATTAACCGTTCCTCGAATCCTTACAGCATAATGTTTTTGTAATTACTTTGTTTTATTTTGATCAAAATAAGGAGGTTCATGAATGAATGCTTTTAATATATCTTTTGTAGAATCTATGGTTTTAACAAATTTAGCTGTATAGATTATATTATCTTTTTTCCATATATAGCATTGTTGTAAATTTTCTTTAAAGACAAAAATTTTCATATGATCTATATAGATGGTATTTGCTTTGTCTTTTGTTTCTCTATCGTATCCGTTTTTTTCTAAAAAGTCATATCGATAAGGAGCTTTTGTTTGATAAAATTCTATTTTTTGTGTAGAATCATTTTTATTTTCAAATATGGTTTTTATTCTAGACCAAGGCTCAGTATCAAAATAGCATGATTCACCAGTGTTTGAAGATGTAGCAGTAAATTTCCCAGGCAATTGTAGAGGAAACTTTGGAATAAAGCCAAGAATATTTTGAGCTCTTTTTAAGTCTTTACTTCCGTATATATATAAATGGTTTTTCCATGACTCGGATTCATAGCTCATATTTTGTAATTCTTTAGGATATTTTAAAGAGGATAAAATTACTTTCATATCATCTTGAGAAACTTGTCGTTCACTGGAGTCCCCATAATAAGAAGTATCTTTACAATAATAATTGATACTATACCAAATACCATTATCTTCCCATATAAAATCTTTAAGAATAAAATTACTAATAGGTATACGTTTTGAATTTTTAGTATTATTTTTTTCTAATTTTTGAATACCTTCTTTTGTCCACTCAAAGTGAGTTTGGGTAGTGACACGAGTACCATGAATATTGCCAATAATCATAGGTTCTAGGATAGTTTTTGTACTGATTTTTTCACCATAAGTACCTATAGAGGTATCATTAGAAATTTTATGATCTAAAAGTTTTGTTTTAGAGATGATCAGACGAAAGGCAGAAGTATCCACAACATTTGCTACATCAAAGCTTATATTTAATTGATCTTTATGTAAAGAGATGTCTCCAAAAGTATATTTGTTGGTTATGAAATCAGGAACTTTAAAGTCAAAATCTACAAAATCCATTGCTCGCTCTAAGGTATTAAAATGCTTATTAGATGTGTTTAAATTAAATTCTTGATTGGAATATTTTATCTGGGCATTCGTAAGTGTAATAGAACTAAGTAAAATTAATATACTAAGGGCTAAAACAGATATTTTGTAAGAGCCTTTTTTAAAATTTTTAATCATGATAATTCTCCTTTTCAGTTCATGCTGACTTTGATAAAAATGTGTAGAAAGCATTTTTTGGCTATGATGGGTAGAAAAAATTTTAGAGAGTTGAATAAGAGTGAAACCATAAGAAATGGATTCATCAGGCTTTAGCATTTCAAGAACATAAGCATCACATGCTAGTTCTCTATCTACTCTCATTTTTTTCATTGCAAACCATACAATAGGATTAAACCAATGAAATAGAATAGCTATTGTAGAAAATAAGTTTAAAAATAAATCTTTTCTTTTATAATGACCTAATTCATGTAAAAGAATATGAATGAGCTGATGATCATGTAAGTTATTGAATAAATTTTTACATAGATAAATATTAGGATGAAAAAATCCATAAATAAATGGGCTTTTTAGTGATGGGCCATTATAAACTGAGATATCTTTATGGATATTTAATTTTTTTTTGCAGATATTCAAAAGATTTATGATCTGAGGGTCACTGATTTTGTCATAAGATCTTATTTTTTTATTAAACTGAATGAAAGCTAGTAAAAGAAAGATGGCTATAGATAAAAAACCAATACACCAAATATATGAACATATAGTGAAAAAATTTTTAGTAGATAATCTTGTGAAATGATTTTTTTTATTTTCTAGATGATGAACATTTTCTATGAAATAAGAATCTTTTTCAGTATATTGATTTTGTGTATTGTTTAAATCAAAATTTATTTTCATAGGATTTAAGTTTCTGTCTAAATAGGTTAAATATTCATGTTGAAAAGGTATAGACCCATTATATTCTGATAAATTGCTATAGCTTGTAGGGAAAAGATTTAACCAACTAAAATGACTTTCCAAAGAAAAAGGAATTAATAATTTTATTAATACTAAGAGCCATAAAGCATGACAAAACCTAGGATTAAGATAATTTTTTAAAATTTTTTGAATGCATAAAATAAGAATGATGATCATTGTACCTATAAAAGAAGCAGACAAAATCCATAAAAAAATTATCTCTATTAAATTCATAGATCCTTCTCCTTTTCACTTAAAGAATGAAGATCCTCTTTCTTTTCTTCTAAAATTTTTTGAAGGGTTTCAATTTCTTTAGTGGATAAATTTTCTTCTTCTAAAAATTTTGAAAAAAGCATACTCAACGCACCATCGTACATTTTTTGAAGGAAAGAACTGTTTTCTACTTTTACATATTCATCATAAGATATTAAAGGAAAATAGAGATAGTTTTTCCCATGTTTTTGAAAACTAATCACTTCTTTTTTTAGAAGCC from Inediibacterium massiliense includes the following:
- a CDS encoding CPBP family intramembrane glutamic endopeptidase — its product is MEDFFESIKIRKVVGVFVLITIIVMMLSIISEGIFKRIEQDAYFWMIWINTILLFWFIYKVRKSNIKVKDVIYRFKEQIKWSEVFKIIIMDMSFSIGFVFFLLGLLLKINPNLAYKLLEEGDTNTLCSLIYQCIGAVLLAPIVEELLFRGVIFHRLKKRYSIGKAIIISSIAFGIMHMELAIVGAFVTGILLCLLYLKTKNILITMCAHFINNFIATLMQIIGFFMDSSSENEVFTPREIDIYFFTGLFLCIVAGYFVIKYVKKNWPKKVIMDEI
- a CDS encoding RluA family pseudouridine synthase, with amino-acid sequence MNIIFEDQHIIVVQKPPKVPSQSDQTFDLDMLSMIKAYLKEKYPSAKDPYIGLVHRLDRPVGGVMVFAKTKEDNARLSEQIRTKKFNKKYYVVVCGKPENTKGELRNYLKKLRDLNMSKVVTDKSKAGKEAILEYEWIDSVDTDEYGTLSLLEVDLKTGRHHQIRVQLSHANLSIWGDNKYNKTFVKMKKWTQIALWAYSLSFYHPKDQKFMTFESKPTEEYPFALFKI
- a CDS encoding M56 family metallopeptidase, with protein sequence MNLIEIIFLWILSASFIGTMIIILILCIQKILKNYLNPRFCHALWLLVLIKLLIPFSLESHFSWLNLFPTSYSNLSEYNGSIPFQHEYLTYLDRNLNPMKINFDLNNTQNQYTEKDSYFIENVHHLENKKNHFTRLSTKNFFTICSYIWCIGFLSIAIFLLLAFIQFNKKIRSYDKISDPQIINLLNICKKKLNIHKDISVYNGPSLKSPFIYGFFHPNIYLCKNLFNNLHDHQLIHILLHELGHYKRKDLFLNLFSTIAILFHWFNPIVWFAMKKMRVDRELACDAYVLEMLKPDESISYGFTLIQLSKIFSTHHSQKMLSTHFYQSQHELKRRIIMIKNFKKGSYKISVLALSILILLSSITLTNAQIKYSNQEFNLNTSNKHFNTLERAMDFVDFDFKVPDFITNKYTFGDISLHKDQLNISFDVANVVDTSAFRLIISKTKLLDHKISNDTSIGTYGEKISTKTILEPMIIGNIHGTRVTTQTHFEWTKEGIQKLEKNNTKNSKRIPISNFILKDFIWEDNGIWYSINYYCKDTSYYGDSSERQVSQDDMKVILSSLKYPKELQNMSYESESWKNHLYIYGSKDLKRAQNILGFIPKFPLQLPGKFTATSSNTGESCYFDTEPWSRIKTIFENKNDSTQKIEFYQTKAPYRYDFLEKNGYDRETKDKANTIYIDHMKIFVFKENLQQCYIWKKDNIIYTAKFVKTIDSTKDILKAFIHEPPYFDQNKTK
- a CDS encoding BlaI/MecI/CopY family transcriptional regulator; this encodes MHPIPKISESELEIMKLLWKNHPLSSNDIISLLDDKMNWSNQTIKTFINRLLKKEVISFQKHGKNYLYFPLISYDEYVKVENSSFLQKMYDGALSMLFSKFLEEENLSTKEIETLQKILEEKKEDLHSLSEKEKDL